In a genomic window of Quercus lobata isolate SW786 chromosome 4, ValleyOak3.0 Primary Assembly, whole genome shotgun sequence:
- the LOC115985707 gene encoding uncharacterized protein LOC115985707 yields MFSVPSTNSDMQEDEDVQEVFISGLPKKLVLGKRKGTKPVDNYFASRTTPRAQPGLKSVFQSKERVRQADMAIARFLYDNCIPFNVVNSMYYQMMIDAVAAAGPGYKGPSYHAVRVPLLRDNKKEVQLLVESQRRHRVEVGCTLMADGWTDTRHRSLINFLVYCPRRMVFVKSVDASDIVKNTRNLFKLFDEVVIWVGPKNIVHMVTDNASNYVSDMGDMPYVEKLKNCATKVTVFIYNHVALIAWLRKRPGWTDIVRWTNIVRARAIRFATTFLSFGSLHVHKHDLQPLVTSKFSVDNRLARDSKKKEVVSIILDNSFWDDINVLVKISSPLIHLLRIVDSDQRLAIEYVYEGMHRARLGIKKIFRMKKHLYKPYTSIIKNHWDKHLCKDLHATAYWLNPDFQYDEENFRQKLAVNMAILDYIGTKYDGDQEKVIKETQYFRGHCQ; encoded by the exons ATGTTTAGTGTACCTTCCACAAATAGTGATAtgcaagaagatgaagatgttcAAGAAGTATTTATTAGTGGGTTgcctaaaaaacttgttttaggTAAAAGAAAGGGTACAAAGCCAGTAGATAATTACTTTGCTTCAAGAACTACTCCAAGAGCTCAACCTGGTCTTAAAAGTGTGTTCCAAAGCAAAGAAAGGGTGAGGCAAGCTGATATGGCTATTGCAAGGTTTCTGTATGACAATTGCATTCCTTTTAATGTAGTGAATTCAATGTACTACCAAATGATGATTGATGCCGTAGCTGCTGCTGGTCCTGGTTACAAAGGTCCATCTTATCATGCTGTACGGGTCCCTTTGTTGAGGGATAATAAGAAAGAGGTTCAGTTGTTGGTTGAGTCACAACGTAGGCATCGGGTAGAAGTTGGATGTACACTTATGGCAGATGGTTGGACAGATACTAGACATAGGTCATTGATTAATTTCCTTGTTTATTGTCCTAGGAGAATGGTATTTGTAAAATCAGTTGATGCCTCAGATATTGTGAAGAATACCAGAAACTtgtttaaattgtttgatgaagTAGTTATATGGGTTGGTCCAAAAAACATAGTTCACATGGTTACTGATAATGCTTCCAATTATGTATCT GATATGGGAGACATGCCTTATGTGGAGAAACTAAAAAATTGTGCAACCAAAGTtacagtttttatttataatcatgTGGCTTTGATTGCTTGGTTGAGGAAGAGACCTGGTTGGACAGATATTGTACGTTGGACAAATATTGTACGTGCAAGAGCAATAAGATTTGCTACTACTTTCCTTTCATTTGGAAGCCTTCATGTGCATAAGCATGACTTGCAACCCTTAGTGACTAGCAAGTTCTCTGTGGACAATAGATTGGCAAGAgactcaaagaaaaaagaagtagttTCTATCATTTTGGATAATTCTTTTTGGGATGATATTAATGTTCTTGTCAAGATTTCATCGCCACTCATTCATTTGTTACGGATTGTTGATTCTGATCAAAGGCTTGCAATAGAATATGTGTATGAGGGCATGCATAGAGCACGGTTGGGAATCAAGAAGATCTTCCGAATGAAGAAGCACTTGTATAAGCCATACacctcaattataaaaaatcattGGGACAAACATTTGTGTAAAGATCTTCATGCTACTGCATATTGGTTAAATCCCGATTTTCAATATGATGAGGAGAATTTTCGTCAGAAACTAGCAGTAAATATGGCTATTTTGGACTACATTGGGACAAAATATGATGGTGATCAAGAAAAGGTAATTAAAGAAACCCAATATTTTCGAGGCCATTGTCAATAA